A genomic window from Betta splendens chromosome 24, fBetSpl5.4, whole genome shotgun sequence includes:
- the sox7 gene encoding transcription factor SOX-7, with product MAALISAYSSWPESFECPPGDGDGPDGHGAQRTPVDKTPEPRIRRPMNAFMVWAKDERKRLAVQNPDLHNAELSKMLGKSWKALTPSQKRPYVEEAERLRVQHMQDYPNYKYRPRRKKQLKRICKRVDPGFLLSGLAPDQNGVPEQRALCHPGDKDDGGPGGVGAGFPSPGPALPSVRSFRDPPGSSSSFDTYPYGLPTPPEMSPLDAMDHEHVPPPYYSTSGSSSSDEHHQNQSHMGSPPPYHTEYTPNQIHCGAPHIGHIPHMSQSGGSGGLIPGAPLSYYASSSFPQIHHGLHQGHLGQLSPPPETQGHLETLDQLSQAELLGEVDRNEFDQYLNSTGPGFHPEQAGGLTVTGHIQVASSATAAAAACPSSAAETSLISVLADATAAYYNNYGIS from the exons ATGGCGGCGCTCATCAGCGCGTACTCGTCGTGGCCGGAGTCCTTCGAGTGTCCTCCGGGAGACGGGGACGGGCCCGACGGACACGGAGCGCAGAGGACGCCGGTGGACAAGACTCCGGAGCCGCGCATCAGACGACCCATGAACGCGTTCATGGTTTGGGCGAAAGATGAGCGCAAACGGCTGGCGGTTCAGAACCCAGACCTGCACAATGCCGAGCTCAGCAAGATGCTGG GTAAGTCGTGGAAGGCCCTGACCCCGTCCCAGAAGCGGCCCTatgtggaggaggcggagaggcTTCGGGTGCAGCACATGCAGGACTACCCCAACTACAAGTATCGGCCTCGCCGGAAGAAACAGCTGAAGCGCATCTGCAAGAGAGTGGACCCCGGCTTCCTCCTGAGCGGCCTGGCTCCGGACCAGAACGGCGTTCCCGAGCAGCGGGCCCTCTGTCACCCCGGCGACAAAGACGACGGAGGCCCCGGCGGCGTCGGCGCCGGCTTTCCCAGCCCCGGCCCGGCTCTGCCCAGCGTCAGGAGCTTCAGAGACCCCcccggctccagcagcagcttcgacACCTACCCCTACGGCCTGCCCACTCCGCCGGAGATGTCGCCCCTGGACGCCATGGACCACGAACACGTGCCCCCCCCTTACTACTCCACGTCGGGCAGCTCGTCCTCAGACGAGCACCATCAGAACCAGTCGCACATGGGCAGCCCACCCCCTTACCACACTGAATACACTCCCAACCAAATCCACTGTGGGGCCCCTCACATAGGTCACATCCCTCACATGTCCCAAAGCGGAGGCAGTGGAGGCCTGATCCCAGGAGCGCCGCTGTCTTACTACGCGTCCTCGTCTTTCCCCCAGATCCACCACGGGCTCCACCAGGGCCACCTGGGTCAGCTGTCCCCCCCGCCGGAGACCCAGGGCCACCTGGAGACTCTGGACCAGCTGAGCCAGGCCGAGCTTCTGGGCGAGGTGGACCGCAACGAGTTCGACCAGTACCTGAACTCCACTGGGCCTGGGTTCCACCCCGAGCAGGCCGGCGGCCTGACTGTTACCGGACACATTCAGGTGGCGTCTtccgccacggccgccgccgccgcgtgtcCCAGTAGCGCCGCGGAAACCAGCCTCATTTCTGTGCTGGCGGACGCCACGGCCGCTTACTACAACAACTACGGCATATCCTAA